From Heliomicrobium modesticaldum Ice1, a single genomic window includes:
- the ispE gene encoding 4-(cytidine 5'-diphospho)-2-C-methyl-D-erythritol kinase yields the protein MRLLAPAKINLALDVLGRRADGYHQVVMVMQTIALADTVTVAVNEGHGAIRLAGGTEEAPPDADNLVYRAAQLVRETAGLSCGVDIDLEKVIPVAAGLAGGSSDAAATVKALNRLFRLGWSDREMETLLARLGSDIPFLVRGGTALATGRGEIVHRLPPAPAFWVVLVKPPFGASTPKVYKALGAPALPDPLPWPQAMKPATTPPGTAAYRMIEALKTGDYGNVLEALGNDLEQVTLEWHPVLKEIKVQLTRFGCDRALMSGSGPTILGFTASEATARSVAAAMEEQWGPQRYRVLIARTLEREEADEWNVDCCR from the coding sequence TTGCGCTTGCTGGCGCCAGCCAAAATCAACTTAGCCCTCGATGTGCTCGGCCGTCGCGCCGATGGCTATCATCAAGTGGTCATGGTCATGCAGACGATCGCCCTCGCCGATACGGTGACAGTCGCCGTCAATGAGGGCCACGGTGCGATCCGCCTGGCCGGCGGGACGGAGGAGGCGCCGCCCGATGCGGACAACCTCGTGTACCGGGCCGCCCAGCTCGTCCGAGAGACTGCAGGCCTCTCCTGCGGCGTCGACATTGACCTGGAAAAAGTGATCCCCGTGGCGGCCGGCCTGGCGGGCGGCAGTTCTGACGCGGCAGCGACGGTCAAGGCCTTAAACCGCCTGTTCCGCCTCGGGTGGAGTGATAGAGAGATGGAAACCCTCCTGGCCCGATTGGGATCAGACATCCCCTTTCTGGTGCGCGGAGGCACCGCCCTGGCGACGGGGCGGGGTGAGATCGTACATAGGCTGCCCCCTGCGCCGGCCTTCTGGGTCGTCCTGGTCAAGCCGCCCTTCGGCGCCTCGACGCCCAAGGTCTACAAAGCCTTAGGCGCGCCGGCCCTGCCCGATCCATTGCCCTGGCCGCAGGCGATGAAGCCGGCGACGACGCCGCCCGGCACGGCCGCTTACCGCATGATCGAGGCTTTGAAGACCGGTGACTACGGCAACGTGCTGGAGGCACTCGGCAATGACTTGGAACAGGTGACTTTGGAGTGGCACCCGGTCCTCAAAGAGATCAAGGTACAACTGACGCGTTTCGGCTGTGACCGGGCGCTCATGTCGGGGAGCGGACCGACCATCCTCGGATTTACCGCATCGGAAGCGACGGCCCGCTCCGTGGCCGCAGCGATGGAGGAACAGTGGGGACCGCAACGATACCGGGTATTGATCGCCCGGACGCTGGAGCGAGAGGAGGCCGATGAATGGAACGTCGACTGTTGCCGATAA
- a CDS encoding GntR family transcriptional regulator encodes MERRLLPIILDNYRPLRDIVFENLREAIITGVLRPGERLMEIQLAEEMGVSRTPVREAIRKLELEGFVVMVPRKGAYVSNISVKDITDVFELRAALESLAAGLAAQRITEDETEQMERLLVKTMSCFEEDNLNDLVETDIDFHDMVYRASRNQRLVQIINNLREQLRRFRTTSLSHPGRMREAWEEHRKLVEAIADRNVPLAQSLAWEHIENAENSMLEAMGVVKQKLQS; translated from the coding sequence ATGGAACGTCGACTGTTGCCGATAATATTGGACAACTACCGCCCTCTGCGCGATATCGTCTTCGAGAACCTGCGCGAAGCCATCATCACAGGGGTGTTGCGTCCGGGGGAACGGCTGATGGAGATCCAACTGGCCGAGGAGATGGGCGTCAGCCGCACGCCCGTCCGCGAAGCCATCCGCAAACTGGAACTGGAAGGCTTTGTCGTCATGGTTCCGCGCAAGGGCGCTTATGTTTCCAATATTTCGGTCAAAGATATAACCGATGTCTTTGAACTGCGGGCCGCTCTGGAGTCACTGGCGGCCGGCTTGGCGGCCCAGCGGATCACCGAAGACGAGACTGAGCAGATGGAACGGCTCCTCGTCAAGACCATGTCCTGCTTTGAAGAGGACAACCTCAATGACCTGGTGGAAACAGACATCGATTTTCACGACATGGTCTATCGGGCCAGCCGGAATCAGCGGCTCGTCCAGATCATCAACAACCTGCGCGAGCAGTTGCGCCGCTTCCGCACCACCTCCCTCAGCCATCCCGGCCGTATGCGCGAGGCCTGGGAGGAGCACCGCAAGCTTGTCGAGGCCATCGCCGATCGCAACGTCCCCCTGGCCCAGTCGCTGGCCTGGGAGCACATCGAAAACGCCGAGAACAGCATGCTGGAAGCGATGGGCGTGGTGAAGCAGAAGCTGCAATCGTAG
- a CDS encoding nucleotidyltransferase family protein, with protein sequence MDALVLAAGPNNGRLRSCHTASMEALIPIGRRPMVDYVVQALRHCREINRIVVVGPLALSDYYLEDQRVTVVSGGKDPIESLQCGLAALAVPAGRTEPAKHDVLTDGAVLADQAFSASDKGRDRCEKADQLLVVTGDLPLLTPQVLEAFLHACRSREGDVFYPVVRREDCERRYPDVRRTYVRLQEGWVTGGNLLLIRPSVIPRALTRARRFVRLRKSPLALSRLLGWSFLIRFLLRRLTIAQVEARVSELFRLRAVGVLSSSPELGIDVDKPSDLELVRRCLAGLSS encoded by the coding sequence ATGGATGCCTTGGTCCTAGCGGCGGGTCCGAACAACGGGCGACTCCGTTCTTGCCATACGGCGTCCATGGAGGCCCTCATCCCCATCGGGCGGCGTCCCATGGTCGATTACGTCGTCCAGGCCCTGCGCCATTGCCGCGAGATCAACCGCATCGTCGTCGTCGGACCGCTGGCATTGAGCGACTATTATCTTGAGGATCAGCGGGTGACCGTCGTCAGCGGCGGGAAAGACCCCATCGAGAGCCTGCAATGCGGTTTGGCGGCCCTCGCTGTTCCGGCGGGCCGGACTGAACCGGCGAAGCATGATGTCCTCACAGACGGCGCGGTGCTGGCAGACCAAGCCTTTTCGGCGTCCGACAAAGGCCGTGACCGCTGTGAGAAAGCCGATCAGCTCCTGGTCGTCACCGGCGATCTGCCGCTGCTCACGCCCCAAGTCCTTGAGGCCTTTCTTCACGCCTGCCGGTCCCGGGAAGGCGATGTCTTCTACCCGGTCGTCCGGCGTGAGGATTGTGAACGGCGCTACCCCGATGTCCGGCGCACCTACGTGCGCCTCCAAGAGGGATGGGTGACCGGCGGAAACCTCTTGCTCATCCGTCCGTCCGTCATTCCCAGAGCCTTGACGCGCGCCCGGCGCTTTGTCCGCCTGCGCAAAAGCCCGCTGGCCCTCAGCCGCCTCTTAGGCTGGTCCTTTCTCATCCGTTTTCTCCTCCGGCGGTTGACCATCGCCCAGGTGGAGGCCAGGGTGTCCGAGCTGTTCCGTTTGCGCGCCGTCGGCGTTCTATCGAGCAGCCCGGAACTCGGCATCGACGTGGATAAACCGTCCGACCTGGAGTTGGTCCGGCGATGCCTGGCCGGGTTATCGAGCTAA
- a CDS encoding ferritin family protein → MRTKENILKALVYEQAAYYNYRKFADEAKKDGLADAAELFYDLAGQEMEHKNRLLGQLKNLVPKDLTRGKRKFALLSNPTAHSGSPED, encoded by the coding sequence GTGCGCACAAAGGAAAACATCCTGAAAGCCCTCGTCTACGAGCAGGCGGCCTACTACAACTACCGCAAGTTTGCCGACGAAGCGAAGAAAGACGGCCTCGCTGATGCGGCCGAATTGTTTTACGACCTGGCCGGGCAGGAGATGGAGCACAAGAACCGACTGCTGGGCCAGTTGAAAAACCTGGTTCCCAAGGACCTGACACGGGGAAAGCGAAAGTTTGCCCTCTTGTCCAATCCAACGGCTCATTCCGGTTCGCCGGAAGATTGA
- the ilvA gene encoding threonine ammonia-lyase: MPHEARRAEALTLEDIRLAAGRLKGRLHHTPFEQSATFSRLSGRDVWLKCENMQRTGSFKIRGALNKILSLTEEERARGVIAASAGNHAQGVALGASLIGVPATIVMPKGAPLAKVEATRDYGAQVILHGDFYDEAYEHAQELRRRTGAVFIHAFDDPQVIAGQGTLGLEILEQMRPIGAFDGIVLPIGGGGLAGGLALAVKSLHPEMRIVGVQAESAPAMALSKKLHTHTVVACKATIADGIAVSCPGNLTFSLIEQLVDEIITVNDESIAKTMTLLLERSKLVVEGSGVIGLAALLEERVGRRGERWAALLSGGNIDISAIARIIEHGLVESGRRWEFRTTLPDRPGALQSLLAEVARGGANIITVIHDRLRPGLSLSQAEVIVALETRDQEHIGQLRAQLAERGFGVTDV; this comes from the coding sequence ATGCCCCATGAAGCGAGGCGGGCGGAGGCACTGACCCTGGAAGACATCCGCCTTGCCGCCGGGCGCTTGAAAGGCAGGCTGCACCACACCCCCTTCGAGCAGTCAGCCACCTTCAGCCGTCTCAGCGGACGGGATGTCTGGCTGAAATGCGAGAACATGCAGCGGACGGGCTCCTTCAAAATCCGGGGCGCCCTAAACAAGATCCTCAGCCTGACCGAAGAGGAACGCGCGCGAGGGGTGATCGCCGCGTCTGCCGGCAACCATGCCCAAGGGGTGGCCCTCGGCGCATCCCTGATCGGTGTGCCGGCGACGATCGTCATGCCCAAGGGGGCGCCCCTGGCCAAGGTGGAGGCCACCCGCGATTACGGCGCCCAGGTCATTCTCCATGGCGATTTTTATGACGAAGCCTACGAACACGCACAGGAACTGAGGCGTCGAACCGGTGCCGTCTTCATCCATGCCTTTGATGATCCCCAGGTCATCGCCGGCCAGGGAACGCTCGGGCTGGAGATCCTGGAACAGATGCGTCCGATCGGCGCCTTTGACGGCATCGTGCTTCCCATCGGCGGCGGCGGCCTGGCCGGCGGTCTGGCGCTGGCCGTCAAAAGCCTCCATCCCGAGATGCGCATCGTCGGCGTCCAGGCCGAGTCAGCACCAGCCATGGCCCTCTCCAAAAAACTGCATACCCACACGGTCGTCGCCTGCAAAGCCACCATCGCCGACGGCATCGCCGTCTCCTGCCCCGGCAACCTCACCTTCAGCCTCATTGAACAGCTCGTCGACGAGATCATCACCGTCAATGATGAATCGATCGCCAAGACGATGACCCTGCTGCTGGAACGTTCAAAGCTGGTCGTCGAGGGATCAGGCGTCATCGGGCTGGCGGCCCTCCTGGAGGAGCGCGTCGGCCGGCGTGGGGAACGCTGGGCGGCGCTGCTCTCCGGCGGCAACATCGACATCTCGGCCATCGCCCGCATCATCGAGCACGGCCTCGTCGAGAGCGGCCGCCGCTGGGAGTTCCGCACCACCTTGCCCGACCGTCCCGGCGCGCTGCAAAGCCTCCTGGCCGAGGTGGCCCGCGGCGGCGCCAACATCATCACCGTCATCCATGACCGGCTGCGGCCCGGCTTGTCCCTCAGTCAGGCCGAGGTGATCGTCGCTTTAGAGACGAGGGATCAGGAACATATCGGGCAATTGAGGGCACAACTGGCCGAGCGGGGATTCGGCGTCACTGATGTCTAG
- the spoVG gene encoding septation regulator SpoVG, whose amino-acid sequence MTITDVRVRKVNLEGKMKAIVSVTFDNAFVVHDVKVVEGQKGLFVAMPSRRTPEGEYRDIAHPISAKAREQISVAVLNAYQEALASAIA is encoded by the coding sequence ATGACGATCACCGATGTCCGCGTTAGAAAAGTGAATTTAGAAGGTAAAATGAAAGCGATTGTCTCCGTCACCTTCGACAACGCCTTTGTCGTCCATGACGTGAAAGTGGTTGAAGGACAAAAAGGGCTCTTTGTCGCAATGCCGAGCCGGCGGACGCCGGAAGGGGAATACCGCGACATTGCCCACCCGATCTCGGCGAAAGCGCGCGAACAGATTTCCGTTGCCGTGCTGAACGCCTATCAGGAGGCCCTTGCCAGTGCGATTGCATAA
- a CDS encoding putative amidoligase domain-containing protein: protein MSLKNLVDEVNKVDLLVLHPNRLSARRLADALGCRHSLDCPIPPPQGLIRFGTAKGVEGSRFTVNPRAAIIALRNPAALYQLHRLPYGARKGAGRTLTIHVVDGQVIALSSSDTFSRLERQKCTGMALRALYLAGADFGAVSLAVPVRGTPRVTKVTTAPLLTPELAAAYARAIIPLIERKRGGSEQREITADPAAATGEASVTDVTLGADPEFMFKHSRSGRLVPANRFFQTDGPIGCDRRKAIAEIRPAPKTAARELTQAIGALLAGAAAKVRKKPVRMLAGAMPLSQFPIGGHIHFGGLPLTFPILRALDNYLLIPLFLIERGDAAIRRRKYYGYIGDVRLKGPDRFEYRSPSSWLVSPAITLATLSLAKLIVEQALHLPRNLFSDGEAIEAFYAGDKEYFRRRVAGLRQDLESLPGYEAVAGDILPLWRMIDEGREWDDEVDLRQVWRIET, encoded by the coding sequence ATGTCACTTAAAAATCTTGTCGACGAGGTGAACAAAGTGGACCTGCTCGTCCTTCACCCCAACCGGCTGTCGGCGCGGCGCCTGGCCGACGCGCTGGGCTGCAGGCATAGCCTTGACTGTCCAATCCCGCCGCCGCAGGGGCTGATCCGCTTCGGCACAGCCAAGGGAGTGGAGGGGAGCCGGTTCACCGTCAACCCTCGCGCCGCCATCATCGCCCTGCGCAACCCGGCGGCACTCTACCAGCTTCACCGGCTCCCTTACGGGGCGCGCAAAGGAGCCGGACGGACCTTGACGATCCATGTCGTCGACGGTCAGGTGATCGCCCTGTCGAGCAGCGACACCTTTTCCCGGTTAGAGCGACAAAAATGTACGGGCATGGCCCTGCGGGCGTTGTACCTGGCAGGGGCCGATTTCGGCGCCGTCAGCCTGGCTGTGCCTGTCCGCGGCACCCCCCGCGTGACCAAGGTGACGACGGCGCCGCTGCTCACGCCGGAGCTGGCTGCGGCCTACGCACGGGCGATCATACCACTGATCGAGAGGAAGCGTGGCGGATCGGAACAGCGGGAAATCACGGCGGATCCGGCGGCCGCAACAGGCGAGGCGTCCGTCACGGACGTCACGCTTGGCGCAGATCCGGAGTTCATGTTCAAGCACAGCCGTTCCGGCAGACTCGTCCCAGCCAACCGTTTTTTTCAGACAGATGGGCCTATCGGCTGTGACCGGCGCAAAGCCATCGCCGAGATCCGGCCAGCCCCGAAGACAGCGGCACGGGAGCTGACCCAGGCCATCGGCGCCCTGCTGGCCGGGGCGGCCGCAAAGGTGCGCAAAAAGCCGGTGCGCATGCTGGCTGGCGCCATGCCCTTATCTCAGTTTCCCATCGGCGGGCACATTCACTTCGGCGGTCTTCCGCTCACCTTCCCCATCCTGCGCGCCCTCGACAATTACCTGCTGATCCCGCTCTTTCTCATCGAACGAGGCGATGCAGCGATTCGGCGGCGCAAGTATTACGGCTATATCGGCGATGTGCGCCTCAAAGGACCGGACCGCTTTGAGTACCGCTCCCCCTCCAGTTGGCTCGTCTCACCGGCGATCACCCTGGCCACCTTAAGCCTGGCCAAGTTGATCGTCGAACAAGCCCTTCACCTGCCCCGCAACCTTTTTTCTGACGGTGAGGCCATTGAGGCCTTCTACGCCGGCGACAAGGAGTACTTCCGCCGCCGCGTCGCCGGGCTGCGCCAGGATCTGGAGTCACTCCCCGGTTATGAGGCGGTGGCCGGCGACATCCTGCCCTTATGGCGGATGATCGACGAAGGCCGAGAGTGGGACGATGAAGTGGACCTGCGCCAGGTCTGGCGGATCGAAACGTAA